A genomic window from Ananas comosus cultivar F153 linkage group 22, ASM154086v1, whole genome shotgun sequence includes:
- the LOC109727475 gene encoding maltose excess protein 1-like, chloroplastic: MLLFPPIQTSLSFTSSSMKNTAFSPPPPPTSLYPTPHHHHHHLLLLFPQPPSIPHHLFLKTYNPHPLRHRSPRPLSAASDKASELHQWDSMTARFAAASNVPFLLIQLPQILLNARNLLSGNRAALLAVPWLGMLTGLLGNLTLLSYFAKKRESEAIVVQTLGVVSIFVVLAQLAAAGAMARPVFSAISAVVLLGLVLNFMNYFGRLDSGLWLLWEDFITVSGLSVLPQVMWSTFVPSIPNSILPGIVSCTVGVAVVAMARIGKLPEDWVKFVRSISGWTATLLFMWMPIAQMWTTYLNPDNIKGLSALTILLGMIGNALMIPRALFIRDLMWFTGASWASILHGWGNLACMYFFDSISSAFFFPATLSLFLWIGAALWRDTAVYGYNTPLKSLRELAFGR, translated from the exons ATGCTACTTTTCCCTCCAATTCAAACCTCCCTCTCTTTTACCTCCTCATCTATGAAGAACACGGCAttctctcctcctccaccgccgacTTCTCTCTACCCCACCCCTcaccaccatcaccaccacctcctcctcctcttccctcaaCCCCCTTCAATCCCCCACCACCTCTTCCTCAAAACCTACAATCCCCACCCTCTCCGCCACCGCTCACCCCGTCccctctccgccgcctccgacaAG GCCTCAGAGCTCCATCAATGGGATTCGATGACTGCGCgcttcgccgccgcctccaACGTCCCCTTCCTCCTCATCCAGCTCCCGCAGATCCTGCTCAATGCCCGCAACCTCCTGTCCGGCAACCGCGCCGCCCTCCTCGCCGTCCCCTGGCTT gggATGCTCACAGGGCTTCTGGGGAACCTGACCCTGCTCTCCTACTTTGCGAAGAAGAGGGAGAGCGAGGCTATCGTCGTCCAGACGCTCGGCGTCGTCTCCATCTTCGTGGTCTTGGCACAGTTAGCCGCAGCAGGGGCCATGGCGCGGCCCGTCTTCTCGGCGATCTCCGCGGTCGTGTTACTCGGCCTCGTGCTGAATTTCATGAACTATTTCGGTAGGCTCGATTCCGGGCTCTGGCTACTCTGGGAGGACTTCATCACTGTCTCGGGCTTATCCGTGCTCCCGCAG GTAATGTGGTCGACGTTTGTTCCCAGTATCCCGAATAGTATATTGCCGGGGATCGTATCTTGTACCGTTGGAGTTGCGGTTGTCGCCATG GCACGGATAGGTAAACTTCCCGAGGATTGGGTGAAGTTTGTCAGGTCGATATCTGGCTGGACCGCCACATTACTGTTCATGTGGATGCCTATTGCGCAGATG TGGACAACCTATCTCAATCCGGACAACATCAAGGGCTTATCGGCTCTTACAATACTGCTCGGCATGATCGGGAACGCTCTCATGATCCCGCGTGCTCTATTCATCCGTGATCTTATGTG GTTCACAGGTGCATCTTGGGCATCAATCCTTCATGGTTGGGGAAATTTGGCCTGCATGTATTT TTTCGACAGTATAAGCAGCGCCTTTTTCTTCCCAGCAACACTCAGCTTATTCTTATGGATAG GAGCTGCTCTCTGGAGAGATACCGCAGTCTACGGATACAATACACCATTGAAATCCTTAAGAGAACTTGCTTTCGGACGATGA
- the LOC109727691 gene encoding pentatricopeptide repeat-containing protein At5g42310, mitochondrial-like isoform X2, giving the protein MVTRLLAFPLKPYSPPPPPPPLPTPPFPFSQRFKIPFSSSPRSQLRKFAAYSHAESAAESKFDVEFSRESEKEELSWDQFNSLIQVHCSKGHLDEPLDLLARMEALGMRPDPSSYACLIDALGRVGRTLEADAIFQEMRRFGLRPGPAHYNSLLGAFLRKGQLHLADHLLVEMHERGVARKRETFLLLLDSYAHAGRLEDSWWVLAEMKRRGIRLDTYVYSKVLALYRDNGMWKKAMALVMEMQELGIKPDRRIYNGMIDTFGKYGRLDDVVKVFDKMLGRGLRPDIVTWNALIRWHCRAGDLKKALGFFAKMQEEGLYPDPKIFITIISRLGEEGKWGEIKRLFEGMKLKGLRKSGVIYAILVDIYGQYGQFRDAEDCVAALKAEGLQLSASVFCVLANAYAQQGLCEQTVKVFRLMEEEGIEPNLIMLNLLINAFGIAGRHLEAVAVFEHIKDSVSSISGYQSRCGYVQYSHESIHESKTI; this is encoded by the exons ATGGTGACGCGCCTACTCGCGTTCCCCCTCAAACCctactctcctcctcctcctcctcctcctctgcctaCTCCCCCCTTTCCCTTCTCTCAGAGATTCAAAATCCCATTTTCCTCCTCCCCGAGATCCCAATTACGCAAATTCGCGGCGTACTCACATGCCGAATCTGCTGCAGAATCGAAGTTTGATGTCGAATTTTCGAGAGAATCGGAAAAGGAGGAGCTTTCCTGGGACCAATTCAACTCCTTGATCCAAGTCCACTGCTCGAAAGGCCACCTCGACGAGCCCTTGGATCTCCTCGCCCGCATGGAGGCGCTGGGCATGCGCCCCGACCCCTCCTCCTACGCCTGCCTCATCGACGCCCTCGGCCGCGTCGGCCGCACCCTCGAAGCCGACGCCATCTTCCAGGAGATGCGGCGCTTCGGCCTCCGCCCCGGCCCGGCGCACTACAATTCGCTCCTCGGAGCGTTCCTGCGGAAGGGGCAACTGCACCTCGCCGACCACCTGCTTGTGGAAATGCACGAGAGAGGCGTCGCAAGGAAGAGAGAGACCTTCTTGCTGCTCCTCGATTCCTACGCGCACGCTGGGAGGCTAGAGGACAGTTGGTGGGTCCTTGCGGAGATGAAGCGGCGGGGAATTCGATTGGATACCTATGTTTACAGCAAGGTGCTTGCGCTGTACAGGGATAACGGCATGTGGAAGAAGGCGATGGCGCTCGTGATGGAGATGCAGGAGCTGGGGATCAAGCCGGATAGAAGGATTTACAATGGGATGATCGACACGTTTGGGAAATACGGTCGGTTGGACGATGTGGTGAAGGTGTTCGATAAAATGCTTGGGAGAGGGTTGAGGCCGGATATTGTGACTTGGAATGCTTTGATAAGGTGGCATTGTAGGGCCGGGGACCTCAAGAAGGCGTTAGGGTTTTTTGCGAAGATGCAGGAAGAGGGGTTGTACCCGGATCCGAAGatttttattacaattattaGCCGGTTGGGGGAGGAGGGAAAGTGGGGTGAGATCAAGAGACTGTTTGAGGGGATGAAACTTAAAGGTCTTAGGAAAAGTGGGGTCATTTATGCAATCTTAGTTGATATTTACGGGCAGTATGGGCAGTTTAGGGATGCCGAGGATTGTGTAGCTGCTCTTAAGGCGGAAGGTCTCCAGCTTTCGGCCAGCGTCTTTTGTGTACTCGCAAATGCTTATGCTCAGCAA GGTTTGTGTGAGCAAACAGTAAAAGTATTTAGATTAATGGAGGAAGAAGGTATTGAACCAAACCTTATAATGCTCAATTTGTTAATCAATGCGTTCGGTATTGCTGGAAGGCATTTAGAGGCAGTAGCAGTATTTGAACATATCAAGGACAGTGTAAGTAGCATCTCTG GGTATCAGTCCAGATGTGGTTACGTACAGTACTCTCATGAAAGCATTCATGAGAGCAAGACAATATGA
- the LOC109727490 gene encoding uncharacterized protein LOC109727490, with translation MASSSSSSPFSHLPSPPASGGTSAAVDAIIAEAMDLCALEHIAALNTAHLPRDSALLPSHLESRFRSLKSFPAAHNGAPPXSALLLSHLEPRFRALKSFLVANNGKSSKPNSPSGLSPPPPITLRSSRRGGASPSLSPSPSRRHTSMCCFAFSPKKSAASSQRSGGGGGGKGTGDLGIGDWESNDRIVAELKEQRRKLKKALQEQAKARSEAAKIVRLAKQASARMSTFAIDDDDDDDELLSDEDEEELFK, from the exons ATGgcgtcgtcctcttcctcctccccctTCTCCCACCTCCCATCTCCTCCGGCGAGCGGCGGTACCTCGGCCGCAGTGGACGCCATTATCGCCGAGGCCATGGACCTCTGCGCCCTCGAGCATATCGCCGCGCTCAACACCGCCCACCTCCCCCGCGACTCCGCCCTCCTCCCCTCCCACCTCGAGTCCCGCTTCCGCTCCCTCAAATCCTTCCCCGCCGCCCACAATGGCGCGCCGCCGNACTCtgccctcctcctctcccaccTCGAGCCCCGCTTCCGTGCCCTCAAATCCTTCCTCGTCGCCAACAATG GGAAGAGTTCGAAGCCAAATTCCCCATCCGGGCTCTCTCCGCCCCCTCCGATCACGCTGCGGAGCTCGCGGAGAGGCGGAGCCTCCCCTTCCCTCTCCCCCTCGCCATCACGGCGCCACACATCGATGTGCTGCTTCGCGTTCTCGCCCAAGAAGTCGGCGGCGTCGTCGcagaggagcggcggcggcggcggcggcaaagGGACGGGGGATTTGGGGATTGGGGATTGGGAGAGCAACGACAGGATCGTCGCAGAATTGAAGGAGCAGAGGCGGAAGCTGAAGAAGGCGCTGCAGGAGCAGGCGAAGGCGCGGAGCGAGGCTGCGAAGATTGTGCGCCTGGCGAAGCAGGCGTCGGCGAGGATGAGCACCTTCGccattgatgatgatgatgatgatgatgagctgCTGAGtgatgaagatgaagaagagCTGTTCAAGTAG
- the LOC109727691 gene encoding pentatricopeptide repeat-containing protein At5g42310, mitochondrial-like isoform X1, with the protein MVTRLLAFPLKPYSPPPPPPPLPTPPFPFSQRFKIPFSSSPRSQLRKFAAYSHAESAAESKFDVEFSRESEKEELSWDQFNSLIQVHCSKGHLDEPLDLLARMEALGMRPDPSSYACLIDALGRVGRTLEADAIFQEMRRFGLRPGPAHYNSLLGAFLRKGQLHLADHLLVEMHERGVARKRETFLLLLDSYAHAGRLEDSWWVLAEMKRRGIRLDTYVYSKVLALYRDNGMWKKAMALVMEMQELGIKPDRRIYNGMIDTFGKYGRLDDVVKVFDKMLGRGLRPDIVTWNALIRWHCRAGDLKKALGFFAKMQEEGLYPDPKIFITIISRLGEEGKWGEIKRLFEGMKLKGLRKSGVIYAILVDIYGQYGQFRDAEDCVAALKAEGLQLSASVFCVLANAYAQQGLCEQTVKVFRLMEEEGIEPNLIMLNLLINAFGIAGRHLEAVAVFEHIKDSGISPDVVTYSTLMKAFMRARQYEKVLGIYKEMESAGCTPDRKAREILQNASIILQQRGCSLVG; encoded by the exons ATGGTGACGCGCCTACTCGCGTTCCCCCTCAAACCctactctcctcctcctcctcctcctcctctgcctaCTCCCCCCTTTCCCTTCTCTCAGAGATTCAAAATCCCATTTTCCTCCTCCCCGAGATCCCAATTACGCAAATTCGCGGCGTACTCACATGCCGAATCTGCTGCAGAATCGAAGTTTGATGTCGAATTTTCGAGAGAATCGGAAAAGGAGGAGCTTTCCTGGGACCAATTCAACTCCTTGATCCAAGTCCACTGCTCGAAAGGCCACCTCGACGAGCCCTTGGATCTCCTCGCCCGCATGGAGGCGCTGGGCATGCGCCCCGACCCCTCCTCCTACGCCTGCCTCATCGACGCCCTCGGCCGCGTCGGCCGCACCCTCGAAGCCGACGCCATCTTCCAGGAGATGCGGCGCTTCGGCCTCCGCCCCGGCCCGGCGCACTACAATTCGCTCCTCGGAGCGTTCCTGCGGAAGGGGCAACTGCACCTCGCCGACCACCTGCTTGTGGAAATGCACGAGAGAGGCGTCGCAAGGAAGAGAGAGACCTTCTTGCTGCTCCTCGATTCCTACGCGCACGCTGGGAGGCTAGAGGACAGTTGGTGGGTCCTTGCGGAGATGAAGCGGCGGGGAATTCGATTGGATACCTATGTTTACAGCAAGGTGCTTGCGCTGTACAGGGATAACGGCATGTGGAAGAAGGCGATGGCGCTCGTGATGGAGATGCAGGAGCTGGGGATCAAGCCGGATAGAAGGATTTACAATGGGATGATCGACACGTTTGGGAAATACGGTCGGTTGGACGATGTGGTGAAGGTGTTCGATAAAATGCTTGGGAGAGGGTTGAGGCCGGATATTGTGACTTGGAATGCTTTGATAAGGTGGCATTGTAGGGCCGGGGACCTCAAGAAGGCGTTAGGGTTTTTTGCGAAGATGCAGGAAGAGGGGTTGTACCCGGATCCGAAGatttttattacaattattaGCCGGTTGGGGGAGGAGGGAAAGTGGGGTGAGATCAAGAGACTGTTTGAGGGGATGAAACTTAAAGGTCTTAGGAAAAGTGGGGTCATTTATGCAATCTTAGTTGATATTTACGGGCAGTATGGGCAGTTTAGGGATGCCGAGGATTGTGTAGCTGCTCTTAAGGCGGAAGGTCTCCAGCTTTCGGCCAGCGTCTTTTGTGTACTCGCAAATGCTTATGCTCAGCAA GGTTTGTGTGAGCAAACAGTAAAAGTATTTAGATTAATGGAGGAAGAAGGTATTGAACCAAACCTTATAATGCTCAATTTGTTAATCAATGCGTTCGGTATTGCTGGAAGGCATTTAGAGGCAGTAGCAGTATTTGAACATATCAAGGACAGT GGTATCAGTCCAGATGTGGTTACGTACAGTACTCTCATGAAAGCATTCATGAGAGCAAGACAATATGAAAAG GTCTTAGGAATATACAAGGAAATGGAGAGTGCTGGATGTACCCCAGACAGAAAAGCTAGGGAGATTCTGCAGAATGCCTCAATCATACTACAACAACGAGGAT GCAGTTTAGTTGGTTGA